Proteins encoded together in one Salvelinus fontinalis isolate EN_2023a chromosome 6, ASM2944872v1, whole genome shotgun sequence window:
- the LOC129858230 gene encoding transmembrane protein 271-like has protein sequence MKLSGKGLCTIVSSALLFVCAVSEVVVGFKCISLGTKVKVHFHLSTAAGAFYSGILVGLGQALLGFALLCCKGTPGCRNFFLLGILVFLLGVLTAFSGAVVDGDTVSLVERKYSHYCLDIDSVELTAICNQLKEYQRSLVISTILSTLECLLGLMNLVIIKRYKTAQFYRRRQSQRQSVGTIIFSEEQDFTVSEFQPVSYINLGVFQVFDEAGVEVQCGGHPSIDLPGYSPTDPELNHSYPFSYPLPNELPPAYEDIFPGDESNK, from the coding sequence ATGAAGTTGAGTGGGAAAGGACTGTGTACCATCGTCTCCAGCGCCCTCCTCTTCGTCTGCGCGGTGAGCGAAGTTGTTGTCGGATTCAAATGCATCTCGCTGGGCACCAAAGTAAAAGTGCATTTTCACCTGTCGACCGCGGCCGGGGCTTTCTACTCGGGGATACTGGTCGGACTCGGGCAGGCGCTGCTGGGCTTTGCGCTGCTTTGTTGCAAAGGGACGCCCGGGTGCCGGAATTTCTTTCTTCTGGGTATCCTGGTGTTTTTGTTGGGAGTTCTCACCGCCTTCTCCGGCGCCGTGGTGGACGGGGACACGGTGTCTCTGGTGGAGCGCAAATATTCCCATTATTGCCTAGACATAGACTCAGTGGAATTAACCGCCATCTGCAACCAACTGAAGGAATATCAGAGAAGTCTAGTCATCTCAACCATTCTTAGCACTTTGGAATGCCTTCTCGGGCTTATGAACTTGGTGATCATCAAAAGGTACAAAACAGCGCAGTTTTACAGACGGAGGCAATCACAGAGGCAGAGCGTAGGGACTATTATTTTCAGTGAGGAGCAGGACTTTACCGTGTCCGAATTCCAACCGGTTTCCTACATTAACTTGGGGGTATTTCAAGTGTTCGACGAAGCAGGTGTTGAAGTACAATGCGGGGGCCACCCGTCTATAGATCTCCCGGGTTACTCACCCACGGATCCCGAGCTCAACCATTCCTACCCCTTTTCTTACCCGCTACCGAACGAGTTACCGCCCGCGTACGAAGACATTTTCCCTGGAGATGAAAGTAACAAATAG